In Alteromonas macleodii, the sequence CGGGCCTTCAATAGTTTTAACGGTAAGAAAATCATTTACCAACGAACGCCACACCTTCGCAAGGTTGTCCTGCCAGTCGTCAGCCGACTCTGACAAGGTGGTGTCTTCTGCGTTAGCATCTTCAGGCTTTTCGAAGGTATCCAATGGCAACTTGTCGATTTGCGCAATCATGCCAGTAAGGGCAAGCGCTACTGAGCTTTGTGACACAGGGTTTAGCTGCTGTAGTGTTTGAATATCTTCAGCTAGGTTAGCGCGAACGGGTAGTACCGACGGGTCAGCCAAAGACTTTAAGCGCTTATCTGCATTGACCAATAGCAAAATTGCTGTGCGAACATCGTTTTCCAGCCAAAGCTTTCTACCCGCCATACGAACTAAATAGTCAGCTTCTGCAATTAGCCAGTCGGCTGGGCGGCGACCTTCCATATTATTAAGCTGTTGAAGGGTAGACTCGGCCTGTAAGCTAAGTTTCTCGTTCTCAGACTTAAGTTCATCGACCGTATCTTGTAAGGCTTTATTCGTTCGCGACACGTCTTCTAGCGACGCTAAGATGTCGCTACGTTCTCGTTCTATATTGTTTAACTTTGCCGTGTTGCTTTGCTGTGTGTTGGCGGAATCTGCGCTAGCCGACTGTTGCTGCATATAATACCAATAGCCCGCGCCAGCCATGCCTATTACGGCTAAGAACAAAATGATTACAACGAAC encodes:
- a CDS encoding uroporphyrinogen-III C-methyltransferase, coding for MANNNENSPQKEELVKVEAEKEVIESSATQSESTESGAKKKKSSGNGLLWFVVIILFLAVIGMAGAGYWYYMQQQSASADSANTQQSNTAKLNNIERERSDILASLEDVSRTNKALQDTVDELKSENEKLSLQAESTLQQLNNMEGRRPADWLIAEADYLVRMAGRKLWLENDVRTAILLLVNADKRLKSLADPSVLPVRANLAEDIQTLQQLNPVSQSSVALALTGMIAQIDKLPLDTFEKPEDANAEDTTLSESADDWQDNLAKVWRSLVNDFLTVKTIEGPVEPVLSLEAQFLAKEQLRLQLMHAQTAALQGDAGLYSQSLQYAQTLLIEKYDTEKSQVTGFVDALQNLIATDISRPIPTELASQKPLERLLDSRVKQVFGQGASAL